From a single Collibacillus ludicampi genomic region:
- a CDS encoding DEAD/DEAH box helicase has protein sequence MMTSSTNSMQSERLTRLIGDIPWIWDENLFHRFLERAETKTWDHWELFKLAYEAELTQVSPSFDELLCLEHLPAIIPYPHQIATAKQVLNELHGRAILADEVGLGKTIEAGLILKEYMIRGLVKKALILTPASLVLQWTRELNEKFNIRAFAQRNEWSWNTYDVVVASIDTTKREPHRKHVLEQNWDMLIVDEAHKLKNRKSKNWEIVNQIHKKYLLLLTATPVQNDLKELYNLINLLKPGQLGSVQQFKSSFVEEKRKPKNSQAFKQALSEVMIRNKRSEGGVFFTKRHVQAIPLELSEQERQLYEKVSRFVKEEYVKRRTARGNVLPLITLQREICSSPYAALNTLEKMYKDELTTIELKREIEELYSLCESIPLDQYTKGQYAVELVKKLGDKVIIFTEYRATQDYLMYMLDQSGIGATPFRGGFKRGKKDWMKDLFQKRTQVLVATEAGGEGINLQFCNQIINFDLPWNPMRVEQRIGRVHRLGQTRDVFVYNFATKGTIEEYIVDLLQEKIRMFELVIGELDMIIGKTKTAKTLEMDIMDLLVNARSSDELQSKFDSLGQTLLAAHQRLIHEKIQGEDISIT, from the coding sequence ATGATGACTTCTTCTACAAATTCTATGCAGTCAGAACGTCTTACGCGCCTGATCGGAGATATTCCTTGGATATGGGACGAAAACCTATTTCATCGATTTCTAGAACGGGCAGAAACAAAAACATGGGATCACTGGGAGCTGTTCAAATTGGCATATGAGGCGGAACTGACACAAGTATCCCCCAGTTTCGATGAATTGTTATGCCTGGAACACCTCCCCGCAATCATTCCCTACCCTCATCAGATTGCAACAGCCAAACAAGTACTGAATGAACTCCACGGACGCGCCATTCTCGCCGATGAAGTGGGTTTAGGCAAAACGATTGAAGCGGGTCTCATTTTAAAAGAATACATGATTCGCGGTCTTGTAAAAAAAGCGTTGATCCTGACCCCAGCATCCCTCGTCTTGCAATGGACACGCGAGTTGAATGAAAAATTTAATATTCGTGCATTCGCACAACGTAACGAATGGTCATGGAATACATACGATGTGGTCGTCGCATCGATCGATACGACCAAACGGGAGCCCCATCGAAAACATGTGCTTGAACAAAACTGGGATATGCTCATCGTCGATGAAGCGCATAAACTTAAAAATCGCAAGTCGAAAAATTGGGAGATCGTAAACCAGATCCACAAGAAATATTTGCTATTGTTAACAGCCACCCCCGTGCAAAACGACCTGAAAGAACTGTACAATCTGATCAATTTGCTAAAACCTGGCCAACTTGGATCCGTTCAACAGTTCAAATCATCTTTTGTGGAGGAAAAGCGGAAACCTAAAAATTCACAAGCATTTAAGCAAGCACTTTCCGAAGTGATGATTCGCAACAAACGATCCGAAGGCGGGGTTTTCTTCACGAAACGGCATGTGCAAGCGATTCCGCTGGAATTGTCTGAACAAGAGCGACAACTCTATGAAAAAGTTTCCCGCTTTGTGAAAGAAGAATATGTAAAGCGCCGAACAGCACGCGGGAACGTACTTCCTCTGATCACCTTGCAGAGGGAAATTTGCTCTTCACCTTACGCGGCTCTAAACACGTTAGAAAAAATGTATAAGGACGAGTTGACAACTATTGAGCTTAAACGGGAAATCGAAGAACTCTACAGCCTATGCGAATCAATCCCCTTGGATCAATATACGAAAGGACAATACGCTGTTGAACTGGTCAAAAAACTCGGTGACAAAGTCATCATTTTCACCGAGTACCGTGCAACTCAGGATTATCTGATGTATATGCTCGACCAATCGGGAATTGGCGCAACCCCTTTTCGCGGCGGATTCAAACGCGGGAAAAAGGACTGGATGAAAGACCTCTTCCAAAAGAGAACCCAAGTCCTCGTGGCTACAGAAGCGGGTGGTGAAGGGATCAACCTTCAATTTTGCAACCAGATTATCAATTTTGATCTCCCCTGGAACCCGATGCGGGTGGAACAACGCATCGGACGCGTTCACCGGCTCGGGCAAACGCGCGACGTGTTTGTATATAATTTCGCTACGAAAGGAACGATTGAAGAGTATATCGTCGATTTGTTACAGGAAAAAATTCGTATGTTCGAGCTCGTCATCGGCGAGCTGGATATGATCATAGGAAAAACGAAAACAGCAAAAACACTGGAGATGGACATTATGGATTTACTGGTCAATGCTCGTTCGAGCGACGAATTACAAAGTAAATTCGACTCCCTGGGTCAAACATTGTTGGCGGCGCATCAACGATTGATCCACGAAAAGATACAGGGGGAGGACATATCGATAACATGA
- a CDS encoding YqhG family protein, with amino-acid sequence MNKQQLQDFCHRYFAATGCNILHEEPEFIQVELTIDIDKELTDRPYYWLWVEATGEEVKPTVLNLAFSSNKQVEGIESAELVVLGSYRLNQLFESAKKRGQFTLQYHSVRDGELEPYFVISGKLSFLADRRCDEIISYGINMINGERVPRFFPSIMHLPMSPQPPEGCHIKEVRLSFREAWEKFLEATAEKLGAHNHEWAEEAEEHLKQEIEQLETYYGSLLIDNEEEATVITAEKELRLAELKWRYQPRVEFVPFHIGLIYLRKQDVIA; translated from the coding sequence ATGAACAAACAGCAACTTCAGGATTTCTGTCATCGTTACTTTGCCGCGACCGGGTGCAACATCCTCCATGAAGAGCCGGAGTTTATCCAGGTCGAGCTCACCATCGATATCGACAAGGAACTGACGGATCGCCCTTATTATTGGCTGTGGGTCGAAGCAACAGGCGAAGAAGTAAAACCTACCGTACTCAATCTTGCGTTTTCTTCCAACAAACAAGTGGAGGGAATCGAATCGGCCGAACTGGTTGTCCTTGGTTCTTACCGCTTGAATCAATTATTCGAATCGGCAAAAAAACGGGGACAGTTCACCTTGCAATACCATTCGGTTCGGGATGGTGAACTCGAACCCTACTTCGTCATCAGCGGAAAACTTTCGTTTCTGGCTGACCGTCGCTGTGATGAAATCATCTCTTACGGAATCAATATGATAAACGGCGAGCGAGTTCCTCGTTTCTTTCCGTCCATCATGCATCTCCCCATGTCGCCGCAACCACCTGAAGGATGCCACATAAAAGAGGTTCGTTTATCCTTTCGGGAGGCATGGGAAAAGTTCCTCGAAGCAACCGCAGAGAAACTCGGTGCGCATAACCATGAATGGGCGGAAGAAGCGGAAGAACATCTGAAGCAGGAGATCGAACAACTGGAAACGTATTACGGATCCTTGCTGATCGACAATGAAGAAGAGGCGACCGTCATTACTGCGGAAAAAGAGCTACGCCTGGCTGAGTTAAAATGGCGGTACCAGCCGCGCGTCGAATTCGTTCCTTTTCATATTGGGTTGATATATTTGCGAAAGCAAGATGTTATAGCTTGA
- the thrB gene encoding homoserine kinase: protein MRVRVKVPATTANLGPGFDTLGMALSLYNEIEVEPWTGGVKIEVSGEGKDLVPRATNNSVYQAIQMVYERIGIRMRGVRIHIHNEIPVTRGLGSSATAIVGGLLGANALCGNLLTESQLIEMAVQLEGHPDNVAPALLGGVVVSGVVGGKTYVKRFNPPEGLRCVVVTPDFQLSTLASRRALPASVAFKDAVHNVNCVALLVSALAEGDLTLFSSVMQDRLHEPYRRKLIPGMEEAFAAAKGAGALSVALSGSGPSLIAFCTSGYEHVGHAMRAAFQNAGVTARVLQLFPEKNGAQVLHS, encoded by the coding sequence ATGCGGGTACGAGTGAAAGTACCGGCGACGACTGCCAATCTGGGGCCTGGTTTCGATACGCTAGGGATGGCGTTATCCCTTTATAACGAAATCGAAGTGGAACCTTGGACAGGCGGTGTAAAAATCGAAGTGTCCGGGGAAGGAAAAGATCTTGTTCCCCGTGCCACGAATAACTCGGTATATCAAGCGATCCAGATGGTGTATGAACGGATTGGTATTCGTATGCGCGGCGTACGCATTCATATTCACAATGAAATTCCTGTAACGCGCGGACTGGGCAGTTCCGCTACGGCTATCGTGGGAGGATTGCTGGGAGCCAATGCGTTGTGTGGAAACTTGTTGACAGAATCTCAGTTGATAGAGATGGCTGTTCAACTGGAGGGCCATCCGGACAACGTAGCCCCCGCTTTGTTGGGGGGGGTTGTAGTCTCCGGAGTCGTGGGAGGAAAAACATATGTGAAAAGGTTTAATCCTCCAGAAGGCCTTCGCTGTGTAGTTGTGACCCCTGATTTTCAACTATCTACACTCGCGAGTCGCCGAGCCCTTCCTGCCAGTGTTGCTTTCAAAGATGCGGTTCACAATGTGAATTGTGTGGCACTCCTGGTATCTGCACTTGCAGAAGGGGATTTAACGCTCTTCAGTTCGGTGATGCAGGATCGGCTACACGAACCTTATCGGAGGAAGCTCATACCGGGTATGGAAGAGGCTTTTGCCGCCGCGAAAGGAGCGGGTGCCTTATCGGTGGCTTTGTCAGGATCGGGTCCCTCATTGATCGCGTTCTGTACAAGCGGATATGAACATGTAGGACACGCCATGCGCGCAGCTTTTCAAAACGCGGGAGTGACGGCACGCGTGCTTCAACTCTTCCCGGAAAAGAACGGAGCACAAGTACTGCATTCATAA
- the thrC gene encoding threonine synthase — protein sequence MWRGILEEYREFLPIGPETPIVTLFEGNTPLYHAPRLSKEAGVEVYLKYEGLNPTGSFKDRGMAMAVSKAKEEGAEVLICASTGNTSAAAAAYAARAGMKAIVVIPHGKVAAGKLAQAVMYGAEIIQIDGNFDEALHIVREISKTHPVTLVNSVNPYRIEGQKTGAYEVIDALGEAPAYLAIPVGNAGNITAYWKGFKEYRQRRRAGKLPKMLGFEAEGAAAIVKGKPIPHPETVATAIRIGNPASWQGAVTAAEESGGTIDMVSDEEILHAYRLIAQEGVFCEPGSAASVAGMLKLAKSGYFSENDQVVCILTGNGLKDPDNALTYGMKVEPKRVSADGQSVVKAIFG from the coding sequence ATGTGGAGAGGAATTTTGGAAGAATATCGTGAATTTTTGCCGATTGGTCCGGAGACGCCAATCGTTACATTGTTCGAAGGGAACACGCCCCTGTATCACGCTCCGCGACTCAGTAAAGAAGCAGGTGTCGAAGTCTATCTCAAATACGAAGGTTTAAACCCGACCGGTTCTTTTAAGGATCGGGGCATGGCAATGGCTGTTTCCAAAGCGAAAGAAGAGGGAGCGGAGGTTCTGATTTGTGCCTCAACAGGCAATACGTCGGCTGCTGCTGCCGCTTATGCCGCGAGGGCAGGGATGAAGGCGATCGTCGTCATTCCGCACGGTAAAGTTGCAGCAGGCAAATTGGCGCAAGCGGTGATGTATGGTGCGGAGATTATTCAGATAGATGGGAATTTTGACGAAGCATTACACATTGTGAGAGAAATTTCCAAGACTCATCCCGTTACCCTTGTAAATTCCGTGAACCCATATCGAATCGAAGGTCAGAAAACAGGTGCGTACGAAGTGATTGACGCCCTTGGCGAGGCGCCGGCGTATTTGGCGATCCCTGTCGGAAATGCGGGGAATATCACTGCATACTGGAAAGGATTTAAGGAATACAGACAGCGTCGTCGTGCCGGTAAATTACCCAAGATGCTCGGCTTCGAGGCGGAAGGTGCGGCGGCGATCGTTAAAGGAAAGCCGATTCCCCATCCTGAAACGGTAGCGACTGCGATCCGGATCGGTAACCCTGCAAGCTGGCAGGGAGCGGTTACCGCTGCCGAAGAATCAGGCGGAACCATTGATATGGTTTCGGATGAAGAGATTTTACATGCTTATCGTTTGATCGCACAAGAAGGTGTTTTCTGTGAACCGGGTTCCGCCGCATCGGTCGCTGGAATGTTAAAGTTGGCAAAAAGCGGCTATTTCAGTGAAAACGATCAAGTCGTTTGTATTTTGACAGGCAACGGACTGAAAGATCCTGACAATGCGCTCACGTATGGAATGAAAGTGGAGCCAAAACGAGTCTCTGCGGACGGGCAGTCTGTCGTCAAAGCGATTTTTGGGTAA
- a CDS encoding ACT domain-containing protein, translating to MTKRRRRFYLVAEEIMPEAMVKTVQVKDMLARGEVQTIYDAVNLVGLSRSAFYKYRDLVYLYEETGRERLLTLSLILEHRQGILSTVLNEMAKMGCNIITINQGIPMSHAAHVTATVDVFHMEGSVDEMLDRLQSIVGVRKAEVVGYS from the coding sequence ATGACAAAACGTCGTCGACGGTTTTACCTTGTTGCGGAAGAGATTATGCCGGAAGCGATGGTCAAAACGGTTCAAGTCAAAGATATGCTTGCACGTGGAGAGGTGCAAACCATCTACGATGCGGTCAATCTCGTCGGGCTTTCACGCAGTGCGTTTTATAAATACAGAGATCTCGTATATTTGTATGAAGAAACAGGACGGGAACGTTTGTTGACACTGTCGTTGATCCTTGAACACCGGCAAGGAATCTTATCAACCGTTCTTAATGAAATGGCAAAAATGGGTTGCAACATTATTACGATCAACCAAGGAATACCGATGAGCCATGCAGCACATGTAACAGCAACTGTGGATGTTTTTCACATGGAAGGATCTGTCGACGAAATGTTGGATCGATTGCAATCGATTGTTGGAGTGCGCAAAGCGGAGGTTGTGGGTTACAGCTAA
- the asnB gene encoding asparagine synthase (glutamine-hydrolyzing) produces MCGIAGIVMKNGHPVEQMTLERMTDMIIHRGPDDSGLHFDANVGLGFRRLSIIDLDGGHQPLSNEDGSVWIVFNGEIYNYKEIRKWLIERGHKFATESDTEVIVHLYEEKGVDCVKDLRGMFAFAIHDKRKNLVYVARDHFGIKPLYYTETADAIAFGSEIKSLLVVPGVEREVGLEAFWNYLTFQYAPDPLTMFKNIYKVPAAHYAIIKDGKISLQRYWEVQFVPEEHSLEYYIEGTKEILRNSVKMHMNSDVPRGAFLSSGVDSSTIVALLKELEQVKTFTVGFEGAGGQSEIEYARETARLLGTEHRDTIVTAKEYLDAVPRLIYLQDEPVADPSAIALYFVAELASRYVTVVLSGEGADEVFGGYTIYREPLSLRMFDYIPPSIRRSLGMLAEHLPEGMKGRSFLIRGSKTVQERHVGNAFIFGEAMKEEFVKFNPEALGIRRPMDITKPYYDRVSHYDDVTKMQYIDFHTWLTGDILMKADKMTMANSLELRVPFLDKEVFAFASKIPMAYRMMNGTTKYVLREAVKDILPKAVAERPKLGFPVPTRHWLRNEHYQWAKELIQESPVDHLLNKSYILQLLDDHKMGVRDNARKVWTILVFMLWHRIYVEQALTFPAEVSPNVELRRKRNNEALAVRA; encoded by the coding sequence ATGTGCGGAATAGCAGGAATAGTGATGAAGAACGGTCATCCTGTTGAACAAATGACGTTGGAACGGATGACCGACATGATCATACACCGCGGTCCGGATGACAGCGGTCTTCATTTTGATGCGAACGTAGGCCTAGGATTCCGCCGCTTGTCGATCATCGATTTGGATGGGGGACATCAGCCGTTAAGCAATGAAGATGGTTCAGTTTGGATCGTTTTCAATGGAGAAATTTATAATTATAAGGAAATTCGCAAGTGGCTGATCGAACGGGGACACAAATTTGCCACGGAAAGCGACACAGAAGTGATCGTGCATCTGTATGAGGAAAAAGGGGTAGATTGTGTCAAAGATTTGCGTGGTATGTTCGCCTTTGCGATCCATGATAAGCGAAAAAATCTCGTGTACGTCGCAAGGGATCACTTCGGAATCAAACCTCTTTATTACACGGAAACGGCGGATGCGATCGCTTTTGGATCGGAAATCAAAAGTTTGCTTGTGGTTCCCGGTGTGGAGCGCGAAGTTGGGTTGGAAGCATTTTGGAATTACTTAACATTCCAATATGCGCCCGATCCGTTAACGATGTTTAAGAATATTTATAAAGTGCCCGCCGCTCATTATGCGATCATTAAGGACGGTAAGATTTCCTTGCAGCGGTACTGGGAAGTACAGTTTGTCCCTGAGGAACATTCTCTCGAATACTATATTGAAGGTACGAAGGAAATTCTGCGGAATTCTGTGAAGATGCATATGAATTCCGATGTTCCCCGCGGCGCTTTTCTCTCATCGGGTGTTGATTCTTCAACGATCGTGGCCCTTTTGAAAGAATTGGAACAAGTGAAGACGTTCACCGTCGGCTTTGAAGGTGCAGGTGGACAAAGCGAGATTGAATACGCGCGGGAGACAGCCAGACTCCTGGGAACGGAGCATCGGGACACGATCGTTACAGCCAAGGAGTATTTAGATGCTGTACCGCGGTTAATTTACTTACAGGATGAACCAGTGGCTGATCCATCGGCTATCGCCTTATATTTTGTGGCGGAACTTGCGAGCCGCTATGTCACGGTGGTACTTTCAGGTGAAGGTGCGGATGAAGTGTTTGGAGGATATACGATCTATCGAGAGCCTTTATCCTTGAGGATGTTTGATTACATTCCTCCTTCGATCAGACGATCCTTAGGAATGTTGGCTGAGCACCTTCCGGAGGGGATGAAAGGACGTTCCTTTCTCATTCGCGGCTCGAAGACCGTGCAAGAGCGACACGTCGGGAATGCGTTCATTTTCGGTGAGGCAATGAAAGAGGAATTCGTGAAATTTAACCCGGAAGCGCTCGGTATTCGCAGACCGATGGACATCACGAAACCCTATTATGACAGAGTTTCTCATTATGATGATGTGACAAAAATGCAGTATATCGATTTCCATACGTGGTTGACCGGAGACATCTTGATGAAAGCGGACAAAATGACCATGGCCAATTCATTGGAATTACGTGTCCCCTTTCTCGACAAAGAGGTTTTTGCGTTCGCATCGAAAATCCCGATGGCTTACCGGATGATGAACGGTACGACCAAGTATGTATTGCGTGAAGCTGTGAAAGACATTTTACCCAAGGCTGTAGCGGAACGTCCGAAACTCGGATTTCCAGTGCCTACACGCCATTGGTTGCGGAACGAGCATTATCAGTGGGCGAAAGAATTGATTCAAGAGAGCCCTGTGGATCACCTTCTCAATAAATCGTACATCTTGCAATTGCTTGATGATCATAAGATGGGTGTCCGTGACAATGCACGCAAAGTTTGGACGATTTTAGTGTTTATGTTGTGGCACCGGATCTACGTGGAACAAGCTTTGACGTTCCCGGCGGAGGTAAGTCCCAACGTGGAATTGAGACGAAAAAGAAACAATGAAGCGCTCGCTGTGCGTGCGTAA
- a CDS encoding shikimate kinase — MANIFFIGFMGTGKSTVGRALTERIGWKFIDTDQEIVRREKRSIPEIFASQGEAYYRELESQVIADVARNDNQVVTTGGGAVLRRENLCHMRKNGFIISLHATPEAIIERVRNQSDRPLLQQGELTEQVHRLLRERAGLYDQADLIIDTTTLTVREIVEQILRAPNVPLR; from the coding sequence GTGGCCAATATTTTTTTCATCGGTTTTATGGGAACAGGAAAATCCACAGTGGGAAGAGCGCTCACAGAACGAATCGGTTGGAAGTTTATCGATACAGATCAGGAGATTGTAAGAAGAGAAAAACGTTCGATTCCGGAAATTTTTGCGAGTCAAGGAGAAGCTTACTACCGTGAACTCGAAAGTCAGGTGATCGCAGATGTTGCCAGGAATGACAATCAAGTGGTAACAACTGGCGGTGGGGCCGTCCTGCGCCGGGAGAATCTGTGTCATATGCGGAAAAACGGGTTCATCATTTCTTTGCATGCAACCCCTGAAGCGATCATTGAACGGGTCAGGAATCAATCGGATCGTCCTCTCTTGCAACAAGGGGAATTGACTGAGCAAGTACATAGGCTTTTGCGGGAACGGGCAGGGCTTTATGATCAAGCAGATCTGATTATAGATACGACTACGCTTACCGTTAGAGAGATTGTCGAGCAAATTCTTCGCGCACCTAATGTTCCTCTTCGTTGA
- a CDS encoding DUF2512 family protein codes for MNGWIKIFSFSLFLWMADRVSPQITYPSYLPLLATAFVLTCTGLIADRLIVPALGNIPSTLLGLVGISLIIWGVAWLWPGVHVPLLYAFLISLPMGIIEFILHRYVSPKTVKM; via the coding sequence ATGAACGGATGGATCAAAATCTTCTCCTTTTCCCTTTTTCTCTGGATGGCCGATAGAGTAAGTCCGCAGATTACATATCCCTCCTATTTGCCCTTACTCGCAACCGCATTCGTCCTCACTTGTACAGGATTGATCGCTGATCGCCTAATTGTTCCCGCCTTGGGAAATATCCCTTCTACCCTCTTAGGGCTTGTCGGAATCTCCCTAATCATATGGGGTGTCGCATGGCTTTGGCCCGGCGTACATGTTCCACTTCTGTACGCTTTTTTGATTTCACTTCCGATGGGGATCATAGAATTCATCCTTCATCGTTATGTGTCCCCGAAGACAGTAAAGATGTGA
- a CDS encoding competence type IV pilus minor pilin ComGF, which produces MKSASIRCLHDESGLTLIETLIALVVMSILVPSVLIWNRHFAHLASMQFARTETDVQAWQGFYFMRSEIHDGKLFTVSSNGKELNFYNGTGDQITYRCNASNQILRQVNGVGASVIANDVVSLSFTVDSSRKGVTILMQTSVGGVTLTWHGFVAGRGGY; this is translated from the coding sequence ATGAAGTCAGCCTCTATACGTTGTCTGCACGATGAGAGCGGATTAACGCTTATCGAAACGTTGATCGCGCTCGTAGTCATGTCCATTCTCGTACCATCTGTCCTCATTTGGAACCGACACTTCGCCCATCTCGCATCGATGCAATTTGCACGGACGGAAACAGATGTACAGGCGTGGCAAGGGTTTTATTTTATGCGCAGTGAAATCCACGACGGAAAACTTTTCACCGTTTCGTCGAACGGAAAGGAACTCAATTTTTATAACGGAACGGGTGATCAGATCACCTATCGGTGTAACGCATCGAATCAGATCTTGCGTCAAGTAAACGGCGTGGGGGCTTCCGTTATCGCTAATGACGTGGTATCACTTAGCTTCACAGTAGATTCTAGCAGGAAGGGAGTTACCATCTTGATGCAAACGAGTGTAGGCGGTGTGACGCTCACATGGCATGGATTCGTGGCAGGAAGGGGGGGATATTGA